From Gemmatimonadota bacterium, the proteins below share one genomic window:
- a CDS encoding integrase core domain-containing protein, with protein GAAGDCYDNALCESFFATLECELINRRSFRTHKEARLAIFSYIEGWYNPHRRHSSIAYQAPIAYEKLHQSRA; from the coding sequence TGGGGGCTGCTGGCGACTGCTATGACAACGCGCTATGCGAGAGCTTCTTCGCCACTCTTGAATGTGAACTGATCAATCGCCGATCCTTCCGTACGCATAAGGAAGCGCGCTTGGCTATCTTCTCTTATATTGAAGGATGGTATAATCCGCATCGCAGGCATTCTTCCATCGCCTACCAGGCGCCGATAGCTTATGAAAAACTGCATCAATCACGGGCTTGA
- a CDS encoding fumarate hydratase yields MDTYEHREMIPLGEDETPYQLLTTDYISTGQFEGQEILKVEPEGLTMLADRAIRDSAHLLRPAHLKQLTKILDDPEASDNDRFVAIEMLKNANIAAGGVLPMCQDTGTAIIMGKKGNRVWTDGSDEAALAHGITRAFLETNLRYSQLAPLDMFQEANTKTNLPAQIEIYAEEGNTYKFMFMAKGGGSANKSLLYQETRALLNPERLRDFIDQRLRELGTAACPPYHLALVIGGTSAEYTLKTAKLASAKYLDTLPTQGNEYGQAFRDLEMEKQVLEMSHELGIGAQFGGKYFCHDVRVIRLPRHGASCPVGIAVSCSADRQILGKITREGIFLEELESDPAKYLPEVDEEALSGDVVKIDLNQPMDKVRETLSKYPVSTRLSLSGPMIVARDIAHAQLQERIDSGEGLPQYFKNLCVYYAGPAKTPEGYASGSFGPTTAGRMDSYVDSFQSEGGSMVMLAKGNRSRQVTEACKKHGGFYLGSIGGPAARLAKDAIHKVECQEYPELGMEAIWRIEVKNFPAFIVVDDKGNDFFSGFMRP; encoded by the coding sequence ATGGACACCTACGAACACCGCGAAATGATCCCCCTCGGAGAAGATGAAACCCCCTATCAATTGCTCACAACCGATTATATCTCAACCGGGCAATTTGAGGGCCAGGAAATCCTCAAAGTCGAACCCGAGGGCCTCACCATGCTGGCGGACCGCGCCATACGAGACAGCGCGCACCTGCTCCGCCCTGCACACTTAAAACAACTGACCAAAATACTCGACGACCCCGAAGCCTCGGACAACGACCGCTTTGTCGCCATCGAAATGCTCAAAAATGCCAACATCGCCGCAGGCGGCGTCCTCCCCATGTGTCAGGACACGGGCACAGCCATCATCATGGGCAAAAAGGGCAATCGCGTATGGACCGACGGCAGCGACGAAGCCGCACTCGCACACGGCATTACCAGAGCCTTTCTGGAAACAAACCTGCGCTACAGCCAACTGGCACCACTCGACATGTTTCAGGAGGCAAATACAAAAACCAACCTCCCCGCACAAATCGAGATCTATGCCGAGGAAGGGAATACATACAAATTCATGTTCATGGCCAAAGGTGGCGGATCCGCCAACAAAAGCCTGCTCTATCAAGAAACCCGAGCGCTGCTCAATCCCGAACGCCTGCGCGACTTTATCGACCAGCGCCTGCGCGAACTCGGCACAGCCGCCTGTCCACCCTATCACCTCGCCCTCGTCATCGGCGGCACCTCCGCAGAATACACCCTCAAAACCGCCAAACTCGCAAGCGCCAAATATCTCGACACCCTGCCCACACAGGGCAATGAATACGGCCAGGCATTCCGCGACCTCGAAATGGAAAAACAAGTCCTCGAAATGAGTCACGAACTCGGCATTGGTGCGCAATTTGGCGGTAAATACTTCTGCCACGACGTGCGCGTTATTCGCCTACCTCGCCACGGCGCATCCTGCCCCGTCGGCATTGCCGTATCCTGCTCTGCCGACCGACAAATTCTGGGAAAAATAACGCGCGAAGGCATCTTCCTCGAAGAATTGGAAAGCGACCCGGCAAAATACCTTCCCGAAGTCGATGAAGAAGCCCTCAGCGGCGATGTCGTAAAAATCGACCTCAACCAGCCCATGGACAAAGTGCGCGAAACCCTCAGCAAATATCCGGTCAGCACGCGCCTATCCCTCTCCGGACCCATGATCGTCGCACGCGATATTGCCCACGCCCAACTCCAGGAACGCATAGACAGCGGCGAAGGACTTCCGCAATACTTCAAGAACCTGTGCGTCTATTACGCAGGACCCGCCAAAACACCCGAAGGATACGCCTCCGGCTCATTTGGTCCCACCACCGCGGGACGCATGGACAGCTACGTCGATTCATTCCAATCAGAAGGCGGCAGCATGGTCATGCTCGCCAAAGGCAATCGCTCGCGGCAAGTAACAGAAGCGTGCAAAAAACACGGCGGATTTTACCTCGGCTCCATCGGCGGACCCGCCGCCCGCCTCGCCAAAGACGCCATTCACAAAGTCGAATGCCAGGAATATCCCGAACTCGGCATGGAAGCGATATGGCGCATCGAAGTCAAAAACTTTCCCGCATTCATCGTCGTTGACGACAAAGGCAACGACTTTTTCTCGGGCTTTATGCGCCCATAG